Proteins from a genomic interval of Paenibacillus sp. FSL R5-0623:
- the dndD gene encoding DNA sulfur modification protein DndD yields MQINKLVLRNIGAYHGDLNNFNFKTTTNHNVILIGGKNGAGKTTILESIRIALFGSMAYGYITENEAYFKKIRSLLNRKALHENNQDKYQIVLEYLSTEEFEPITYSLIRSWSIKENKIREYFSVKKNNAHLNAQEISDFQNKLREEMPPRLFELCLFDGEDISRIVSEEKIPDYLQDAGKILFNLDLFVNLEKDLQNYRQQHAKKNSDASRELEIKNLLEIEIHDLQNQLKNLQSDLLNHQDEAAKLTDLIRQDKKDFEIHGGLIQENRQQLIQQVNEIEQRRKQNSDQIKAFTISYLPFYIARETLAKVTDQIAKEKDYDSFEYINTTLKKDHLSQLLSSLTPSSNLNLSDQQVESLHSGLLDLIKPSITEVFHRSSFEQQNEVYSMHKNVQSIKSQHYVELFDENAVLLEKSQELRKAIDLNDNSSEFKELLERIEESNRRLEQIKMISEKQEDEINEIHEQIKHKEIALIKLNDRIREYYKSESSYAMTEKLLTVSQRFRERQWQKKLNDVAKEATKMINILFRKKDYIDRIHIDSSSFQITLYNKQRHEITKERLSAGEKEMLMLTVIWAMFKVSEWKLPFVFDTLFGRLDQDHKKSLIEHFIPKCGDQVLMFTTDSEIGTEHFETIKDITSICYTLEYNSFQETAEIVRGRYFNMSKEISPK; encoded by the coding sequence ATGCAGATCAACAAACTGGTCCTTCGTAATATTGGTGCTTATCACGGGGATCTTAACAACTTTAACTTTAAAACAACCACTAACCATAATGTAATATTAATTGGTGGGAAAAACGGAGCTGGGAAAACTACCATTCTGGAATCCATTCGAATCGCTTTATTTGGTTCTATGGCCTACGGTTATATTACTGAGAATGAAGCTTATTTCAAGAAAATCCGATCCCTGCTTAATCGAAAAGCTCTTCATGAAAATAATCAGGATAAGTACCAAATTGTTCTTGAATATCTATCAACAGAAGAGTTTGAACCTATTACCTACTCTTTAATCCGCAGCTGGAGTATTAAAGAGAATAAGATTAGAGAATATTTTTCTGTTAAAAAAAACAATGCTCATCTTAATGCCCAGGAGATTTCTGATTTTCAAAATAAACTCAGAGAAGAAATGCCGCCAAGGTTATTTGAACTTTGTCTATTTGATGGTGAGGACATATCCAGAATTGTGTCTGAAGAGAAAATCCCTGATTATTTACAGGATGCAGGAAAGATCCTCTTTAACCTAGACCTATTTGTTAACCTAGAAAAAGATCTTCAAAACTACAGACAACAGCATGCAAAGAAAAACTCTGACGCTTCTAGGGAATTGGAAATCAAAAATTTACTTGAAATAGAAATTCATGATCTACAAAATCAATTGAAAAATCTCCAAAGTGATCTGCTTAATCATCAAGATGAAGCTGCTAAACTCACAGATTTAATAAGACAAGATAAGAAGGATTTTGAAATTCATGGTGGACTTATTCAGGAGAACAGACAGCAGTTAATCCAACAAGTCAATGAAATTGAGCAACGCAGAAAACAAAATTCTGATCAGATTAAAGCATTTACTATATCTTATCTTCCATTCTATATTGCTCGTGAAACGTTAGCAAAAGTTACAGATCAGATTGCCAAAGAGAAGGATTATGACTCTTTTGAGTATATAAATACAACCTTGAAAAAGGATCACCTATCACAATTACTAAGCAGCCTTACACCATCGTCGAATTTGAATCTTTCAGATCAACAAGTTGAAAGTTTGCACAGTGGTCTATTAGACCTTATTAAACCTTCAATTACCGAAGTGTTCCATAGATCTTCATTTGAACAACAGAATGAAGTCTACTCCATGCATAAAAACGTTCAATCAATCAAGTCACAGCATTATGTTGAATTGTTTGATGAAAATGCTGTTTTATTAGAAAAGTCTCAGGAATTACGTAAAGCGATTGATCTTAATGATAATTCAAGTGAATTCAAAGAACTTCTTGAGCGAATTGAGGAAAGTAATAGAAGATTAGAACAAATCAAAATGATATCCGAAAAACAAGAAGATGAAATCAATGAAATACATGAACAAATCAAGCATAAAGAAATCGCATTAATTAAACTTAATGATAGAATACGCGAGTATTATAAATCTGAAAGCTCTTATGCAATGACTGAGAAGTTATTGACTGTAAGTCAGCGTTTCAGGGAACGGCAGTGGCAAAAGAAACTGAACGATGTCGCTAAAGAAGCAACGAAAATGATTAATATCTTATTCCGAAAAAAGGATTATATTGACCGTATTCATATCGATTCATCAAGTTTTCAGATTACACTTTACAATAAACAAAGACATGAGATTACTAAGGAACGTTTATCAGCTGGAGAAAAGGAAATGTTAATGTTGACAGTAATCTGGGCTATGTTTAAAGTATCTGAGTGGAAACTGCCATTTGTTTTTGACACATTGTTCGGACGACTCGATCAAGACCATAAAAAGTCTCTGATTGAACATTTCATTCCGAAATGCGGGGATCAGGTATTAATGTTCACTACAGACTCAGAAATTGGAACTGAACATTTCGAAACGATTAAAGATATAACTTCAATATGCTATACATTAGAATACAACTCATTCCAGGAAACAGCTGAAATCGTTCGGGGCAGATATTTTAATATGAGTAAGGAGATAAGCCCAAAATGA
- a CDS encoding DndE family protein — MNFTLKTSKYTKETLLQLQASTGITPNILIRYAVALSIKKGDVLPLSKDFSEGLVLNRNTVTGEFDYIFRAMITQAANKELTDEDYFPGYFNAHLERGIRDLAAEYKGAGNAEKFIRALLI; from the coding sequence ATGAATTTCACTCTCAAAACGTCTAAATATACAAAAGAAACCCTGTTACAGCTCCAAGCTTCCACAGGGATAACACCTAATATTCTGATTCGTTATGCTGTAGCTCTATCTATAAAAAAAGGGGATGTCCTCCCTCTCAGCAAAGACTTCAGTGAAGGCTTAGTTCTTAACCGAAATACAGTTACTGGGGAATTCGATTATATTTTTCGGGCAATGATTACACAGGCTGCGAATAAAGAGCTGACCGATGAAGATTACTTCCCCGGATACTTCAATGCCCATCTTGAAAGAGGTATACGTGACTTAGCCGCAGAGTACAAAGGCGCAGGAAATGCTGAAAAATTCATTCGTGCCTTGCTAATCTAA
- a CDS encoding aminotransferase class V-fold PLP-dependent enzyme — MIYLDNSATTKLHPEVLETMLPYLKEEYGNPSSKFYLLAENAKKAVKIAREQVALLLGCDDDEIVFTSGATESNNMIIKGVQDYYGRLSENSNYMITSQAEHPSVLESFRYLEERGTNVKYLEVDSFARVNVNELTEELKHQPLLTSIIWGNNEIGSLNPIPDLAQRFEKNNLFFHTDATQIIGKVPFYLKELPGIRFLSMSGHKIGGPKGIGVAVIRKQSKEIYTKLTPLLHGGGQENDYRSGTLAVHNIVGLGKAAEIAHKHLNENITKLKELEEYLIALLSENLGNKITFNIDTENKIPGLISLQFIGVNNELLLKKLSPFVALSSGSACSSSKPSHVLTSAGLTLEEVRQTIRITLNPNISKSDLDIFRNIK; from the coding sequence ATGATCTATTTAGATAACAGCGCTACAACTAAATTACATCCAGAGGTTCTTGAGACCATGCTTCCTTATCTGAAGGAAGAGTACGGAAACCCTTCAAGCAAATTTTATTTATTAGCTGAGAATGCTAAAAAGGCGGTAAAAATTGCGCGAGAACAAGTAGCTCTATTACTTGGGTGTGATGATGATGAAATTGTATTTACCAGCGGTGCAACGGAGAGTAACAACATGATCATCAAAGGGGTACAAGACTATTACGGAAGATTATCTGAAAACTCAAATTACATGATCACATCTCAAGCGGAGCACCCTTCTGTATTAGAATCTTTCCGATATCTGGAGGAACGTGGAACGAATGTGAAGTATCTTGAAGTCGATTCTTTTGCAAGGGTTAATGTGAACGAACTTACCGAAGAACTGAAGCACCAACCACTTCTTACATCCATTATTTGGGGTAATAATGAAATTGGATCCTTAAATCCTATACCAGATCTTGCTCAACGATTTGAGAAGAATAATCTATTCTTCCATACAGATGCTACACAAATCATTGGTAAAGTTCCATTCTACCTAAAAGAACTACCAGGGATTCGTTTCTTATCCATGTCTGGCCATAAAATAGGCGGTCCTAAAGGAATCGGAGTAGCTGTAATTCGGAAACAATCCAAAGAGATTTATACCAAGTTAACTCCCCTATTACACGGGGGCGGTCAAGAAAATGATTACCGAAGTGGAACGCTTGCCGTTCATAATATTGTAGGATTAGGAAAAGCAGCTGAAATTGCCCATAAACATTTAAACGAGAATATCACCAAACTGAAAGAATTAGAAGAATACCTGATTGCACTACTTTCGGAAAATTTGGGTAATAAAATAACGTTTAACATTGACACCGAGAATAAAATTCCCGGCCTTATTAGTTTGCAATTTATAGGAGTAAACAATGAACTTCTACTCAAAAAGTTATCTCCATTTGTAGCACTTTCTTCGGGCTCAGCTTGCAGTTCAAGCAAACCAAGCCATGTCCTTACTTCAGCAGGACTAACTCTTGAGGAAGTCAGACAAACCATTCGAATCACTTTAAATCCAAATATCAGCAAATCAGATTTAGATATTTTCAGAAATATTAAGTAG
- the dndD gene encoding DNA sulfur modification protein DndD — protein MIIKKLVLNNYKTFYGHQELDLDIPDNSRQDNKNIILIGGLNGSGKTSILKAIHYSLFGKRGMSPEEYKRIFSNVINNTFFNEGGRECYIVLTVEVNNKEEWELKTKWIFDHSKIQVYETREITIRKPGARIGRTQIINNMETYNRFIDRTIPYHVAPFFIFDGEEIKDIILRQNSYEMKEAIQKLSGLEAYKALRTDLTDALSFLSTKIFKANASKSPETNQDKVKYELAETNKSLDESKARKDKEENRKTKLLDQIQALKKERENKIKLNASSREVYIKKLTASETKLQSFETNFTKEFMDSAFDILLRDQYLLLQKELKKEESYMQQKLVKEASLVPYQNFISNLFEVELDPPLTSTQKENLMLSGEKIWSKLNKINSELEEIELLHDLNKEQHRNLMNLPIKTSQHLTSIYNQMEKERTLIQQYESEIRKAPESVDIEEENERIDNLTKMLGEVELRLKSATRKINTLSEERARLSKKLTQTEKKEDNNNQYQEQFEAIALIIQFLDDYIEKLTELKANFIREQFKLMLNQLFRKQDEFGKIEFDMSSFTIRLYNDRNQEISVHDRSAGEMQIISSALIWALTKSSRYALPMIIDTPLGRLDSYHRSYLINHYYKELSEQVIILSTDTEITEDYIKQIKDSTYKQFTLDYDQNRKYTLIIPGYFQAKGDV, from the coding sequence ATGATTATTAAGAAACTAGTTCTCAATAACTACAAAACATTTTATGGACATCAAGAATTAGATCTAGATATCCCTGACAACTCACGTCAAGATAACAAGAACATTATATTAATTGGAGGTCTTAACGGTTCAGGCAAGACTTCGATTTTAAAAGCCATACACTATAGTTTATTCGGCAAACGCGGAATGTCTCCTGAGGAGTATAAACGTATTTTTTCAAATGTAATTAATAACACCTTTTTTAACGAAGGCGGAAGAGAGTGCTACATAGTCCTGACTGTCGAAGTTAATAACAAAGAAGAATGGGAATTAAAAACAAAGTGGATATTTGATCATAGTAAGATCCAGGTCTATGAGACAAGAGAAATTACAATCCGTAAACCAGGAGCGCGAATCGGCCGTACACAGATCATCAATAATATGGAAACCTACAATCGCTTTATTGATCGAACGATTCCGTATCACGTTGCGCCCTTTTTTATATTTGATGGAGAAGAAATTAAAGATATCATTTTAAGACAAAATAGTTATGAGATGAAGGAAGCTATACAAAAATTAAGTGGTCTGGAAGCTTATAAAGCACTAAGAACAGATTTGACGGATGCTCTTTCTTTTCTGAGCACCAAGATTTTTAAAGCTAATGCGAGTAAGTCTCCTGAAACCAATCAGGATAAAGTTAAGTATGAGCTCGCAGAAACGAATAAATCATTAGATGAATCTAAAGCCAGAAAAGACAAAGAAGAGAATCGAAAGACGAAGCTGCTGGATCAAATCCAGGCTTTAAAGAAAGAACGCGAGAATAAAATTAAACTCAATGCATCATCAAGAGAAGTTTATATCAAAAAGCTGACAGCTAGTGAAACCAAACTCCAAAGTTTTGAAACTAACTTCACTAAAGAGTTTATGGATTCTGCTTTTGACATACTGTTAAGAGATCAATACCTGCTGTTGCAGAAAGAGTTAAAGAAAGAAGAAAGCTATATGCAGCAAAAGTTAGTTAAAGAAGCTTCACTAGTTCCATATCAAAATTTCATATCAAACTTATTTGAAGTTGAACTAGATCCTCCTCTTACATCGACCCAAAAAGAGAATCTTATGCTATCAGGGGAAAAAATTTGGTCCAAACTAAATAAAATTAATTCAGAGCTTGAGGAAATCGAGCTGCTCCATGACTTAAATAAAGAACAGCACCGAAATTTAATGAACTTACCCATAAAGACTTCTCAACATTTAACGAGCATTTACAATCAAATGGAGAAAGAAAGAACTTTGATTCAACAATATGAATCGGAGATTAGAAAAGCCCCTGAATCGGTAGATATAGAGGAAGAAAACGAAAGAATTGATAATTTAACCAAAATGCTTGGTGAAGTAGAACTGAGATTAAAATCAGCTACCCGGAAAATCAATACATTAAGCGAAGAAAGAGCTCGTCTTAGCAAAAAACTAACGCAAACTGAGAAGAAAGAAGATAACAACAACCAGTATCAAGAACAATTTGAAGCCATCGCTTTGATTATCCAGTTTCTCGATGACTATATCGAAAAATTAACTGAATTAAAAGCCAACTTTATACGTGAACAATTCAAACTCATGCTTAACCAATTATTTCGTAAACAAGATGAATTCGGGAAGATTGAATTCGATATGAGTTCTTTTACGATCCGGTTATACAATGACCGAAACCAAGAAATTAGTGTCCATGATCGTTCTGCTGGAGAAATGCAGATTATTTCATCTGCTCTGATCTGGGCTCTTACAAAGTCATCCCGTTATGCGCTACCTATGATTATCGATACGCCGCTGGGAAGACTGGATAGTTATCATCGCTCATATCTTATTAATCATTACTATAAAGAGTTAAGTGAACAAGTCATTATCTTATCAACGGATACAGAAATTACTGAGGATTATATTAAACAGATTAAGGACAGTACCTATAAACAATTCACGTTAGATTATGATCAGAATAGAAAATATACACTAATCATACCAGGATATTTTCAGGCTAAGGGGGACGTCTAA
- a CDS encoding IS3 family transposase (programmed frameshift), with amino-acid sequence MSKKHFTTQEQDQLRRNPYVKNVSAKAITYTDAFKERFIQEYSQGTLPREIFQEAGFPLDVLGATRIRKASNRWRMAFQEQGPTGLTDGRKHASGRPLTRELSLEEKYARLEAKMKWLEAENEFLKKARSTRKADEKKDIQLSTRQKFELIQQMMHTYPFQRKVHVLCEIAGVSRSGYYQYCSKDARLHRQNQEQDDQKVKAIVLKAYHYRGRKKGARQIKMTLELHYGVTYNLKRIRRVMQKYNIVCPIRKANPARRMAKATQEHRTCPNTLNRAFKQGIAGKVLLTDITYLTYGKNKRAYLSTIKDAESNEILAYEVSASLGLDIAMETLKQLKKHRHLTSNALIHSDQGFHYTNPKFQKLVKNMGLGQSMSRRGNCWDNAPQESFFGHFKDETNFKTCMTLEEVKQEVKSYMIYYNHYRGQWNLNKLPPARYRQQLEAA; translated from the exons ATGTCAAAAAAACACTTTACAACTCAAGAGCAAGATCAGTTAAGAAGAAATCCCTATGTGAAAAATGTCAGTGCTAAAGCTATTACGTACACGGATGCGTTCAAAGAACGATTTATTCAAGAATACAGTCAAGGTACGCTTCCCCGTGAGATTTTTCAGGAAGCAGGCTTTCCCCTTGACGTCTTGGGTGCTACCCGGATTCGAAAGGCTTCCAATCGATGGCGTATGGCTTTTCAAGAACAAGGACCTACTGGATTAACTGACGGTAGAAAACACGCCTCAGGCCGTCCGCTGACCCGTGAATTAAGTCTTGAAGAAAAATATGCCCGTTTGGAAGCGAAAATGAAATGGCTTGAAGCGGAGAATGAAT TTCTTAAAAAAGCTCGATCAACTCGAAAGGCAGATGAGAAAAAAGACATCCAACTAAGTACGCGGCAAAAATTCGAACTGATTCAACAGATGATGCATACATACCCTTTCCAACGCAAGGTGCATGTTCTTTGTGAAATTGCTGGAGTTTCACGTTCGGGCTATTACCAATATTGTAGCAAAGATGCTCGGTTACATCGTCAAAATCAGGAACAAGACGATCAGAAAGTAAAAGCAATCGTTCTGAAAGCCTACCATTACCGTGGAAGAAAGAAAGGTGCCCGTCAAATCAAAATGACGCTGGAGCTCCACTATGGAGTCACATACAATCTCAAGCGAATTCGTCGTGTCATGCAAAAGTACAACATCGTTTGTCCGATTCGCAAAGCGAATCCCGCACGTCGTATGGCCAAGGCCACCCAAGAGCATCGAACCTGTCCTAACACGTTAAATCGAGCTTTTAAGCAAGGGATTGCAGGTAAGGTACTATTAACAGACATCACGTATTTAACGTATGGGAAAAATAAGCGAGCCTACCTATCGACCATTAAAGATGCTGAAAGTAATGAGATTTTAGCTTATGAAGTCTCTGCTTCACTCGGTTTGGACATTGCGATGGAGACGTTGAAACAACTCAAAAAGCATCGTCATCTCACCTCGAATGCGTTGATTCATTCGGATCAAGGATTTCACTATACGAACCCAAAGTTTCAAAAGCTTGTGAAGAACATGGGGCTAGGTCAATCCATGTCGCGTCGAGGAAACTGTTGGGACAATGCTCCACAAGAATCCTTCTTTGGGCATTTTAAAGATGAAACGAATTTCAAAACATGTATGACCCTGGAAGAGGTTAAGCAAGAAGTGAAAAGCTACATGATCTATTACAATCATTATCGAGGTCAATGGAACTTAAACAAGCTGCCGCCTGCGCGATACAGACAGCAGCTTGAAGCAGCCTAA